One genomic window of Roseofilum reptotaenium CS-1145 includes the following:
- a CDS encoding aldo/keto reductase, whose amino-acid sequence MKYHPLGHSNLSVSELCLGTMTFASQTTIQEAHQQLNYAVSQGINFIDTAELYPLPGNAETQGNSESAIGQWLVNQPRDQLIIASKVAGAGPRFPWIRGKNRRVDRTNIEQAINESLRRLQTDYIDLCYIHWPDRYVPVFGEIYYNPSHERETVPIAEQLEVFSDLVKAGKIRYVGLSNETPWGVCEFCRVAKELKLPKVVAIQNAYNLTNRIFEIHLSESCRFHKLGLFAYSPLAFGHLTGKYMQTIPPKSRLKLFPGFDQRYQKPNFEKAVSAYVKIAQKFALTPLQMALAFVRSRWFVTSTIIGCSSLEQLQENINTIEIQISQEIIAEINAVHSICPNPTP is encoded by the coding sequence ATGAAGTATCATCCATTAGGTCATAGCAATTTATCTGTATCTGAATTGTGCTTGGGAACGATGACCTTTGCGAGTCAAACCACCATACAGGAAGCTCATCAGCAATTAAATTATGCTGTTTCTCAAGGAATTAATTTTATTGATACGGCTGAACTCTATCCACTGCCGGGTAATGCTGAAACTCAGGGGAACAGTGAGAGTGCGATTGGTCAGTGGTTAGTTAACCAACCTAGAGATCAATTAATTATTGCTTCTAAAGTAGCAGGAGCTGGGCCGCGATTTCCCTGGATTCGTGGCAAAAATCGCCGGGTCGATCGTACTAATATTGAACAAGCTATTAATGAAAGTCTCCGCCGCTTACAAACAGATTATATTGATTTATGCTATATTCATTGGCCCGATCGCTATGTCCCAGTATTTGGGGAAATCTATTATAACCCTTCCCATGAACGAGAAACGGTTCCGATTGCGGAACAGCTAGAAGTATTCAGCGATTTAGTAAAAGCTGGTAAAATTCGTTATGTGGGATTATCCAATGAAACCCCTTGGGGAGTTTGTGAATTTTGTCGTGTTGCCAAAGAATTGAAGTTGCCGAAAGTTGTTGCTATTCAAAATGCCTATAATTTAACTAATCGTATTTTTGAAATACATTTATCGGAAAGTTGTCGCTTTCATAAACTGGGATTATTCGCGTATAGCCCGTTGGCTTTTGGTCATCTGACTGGAAAATATATGCAGACAATTCCCCCAAAATCAAGATTAAAATTATTTCCTGGATTTGATCAAAGATATCAGAAGCCAAATTTTGAAAAAGCTGTATCTGCTTACGTTAAGATCGCTCAAAAGTTTGCCTTAACTCCCTTGCAAATGGCTCTAGCCTTTGTTCGTTCGCGTTGGTTTGTAACCAGTACCATTATTGGATGTTCTAGCCTGGAGCAATTGCAAGAAAATATTAATACCATCGAAATTCAAATATCTCAAGAAATTATTGCAGAAATTAATGCAGTTCATTCTATTTGTCCTAATCCCACCCCTTAA